A stretch of Amycolatopsis balhimycina FH 1894 DNA encodes these proteins:
- a CDS encoding IS3 family transposase, producing the protein MNVYPFIEAENASGKGTVKRACALLKVSRAAYYTHRAGPSARELTDTALTDHIAQVHEESRGTYGSPRVHAELQAQGHRHARKRVARLMRQAGLAGRTPKRWRTTTIADPAAPARPDLITRDFTCHPENINTRWCGDITYIPTWEGWLYLATVIDLASRKVIGWATADHLRTDLIDQALRDALTQRRPAPGVIFHSDRGCQYTSAQFARTATDAGVRLSVGRTGQCWDNAVAESFFATIKTELLDRQPWPTRTRAHQAIFSYIEGWYNTRRRHSSLGYLSPSAYETTTHPATEPQVA; encoded by the coding sequence GTGAACGTTTACCCGTTCATCGAGGCGGAGAACGCCAGCGGCAAGGGCACTGTCAAGCGTGCCTGCGCGCTGCTCAAGGTCTCCCGTGCCGCCTATTACACCCACCGCGCAGGCCCGTCCGCCCGCGAACTGACCGACACCGCCCTGACCGACCACATCGCGCAAGTGCACGAGGAGTCCCGCGGCACCTACGGTTCACCGCGGGTGCACGCCGAACTGCAGGCCCAAGGCCACCGCCATGCCCGCAAACGCGTCGCCCGGCTGATGCGCCAAGCAGGCCTGGCCGGACGGACACCGAAACGATGGCGCACCACCACCATCGCCGACCCCGCCGCCCCGGCCCGCCCGGACCTGATCACCCGCGACTTCACCTGCCACCCCGAGAACATCAACACGCGGTGGTGCGGCGACATCACCTACATCCCCACCTGGGAAGGCTGGCTCTACCTGGCCACCGTGATCGACCTCGCCTCCCGCAAGGTCATCGGCTGGGCCACCGCCGACCACCTGCGCACCGACCTCATCGACCAGGCCCTGCGTGATGCGCTCACCCAGCGCCGCCCCGCTCCCGGGGTGATCTTCCACTCCGACCGCGGCTGCCAGTACACCTCCGCCCAGTTCGCCCGCACCGCCACCGACGCCGGCGTCCGGCTCTCGGTCGGTCGCACAGGCCAGTGCTGGGACAACGCGGTGGCCGAGTCGTTCTTCGCGACCATCAAAACCGAACTGCTCGACCGGCAACCTTGGCCGACCAGAACCCGCGCTCACCAGGCGATCTTCAGCTACATCGAAGGCTGGTACAACACCCGCCGCCGGCACTCCAGCCTCGGCTACCTCAGCCCCAGCGCCTACGAAACAACCACTCACCCGGCTACCGAACCTCAGGTAGCCTGA
- the pruA gene encoding L-glutamate gamma-semialdehyde dehydrogenase: MDAVTQTPAPTNEPVLTYAPGSAERAELEGALKRLGQAEPVDLTVTIGGEQRPGGGEQIDVVQPHNHAHVLGTIHSATRQDATDAIAAAAKAAPEWRALSYDDRAAILLRAADLLTGKWRATLNAATMLGQSKTATQAEIDSACELADFWRFNVEFGRRILAEQPISSPGVWNRMEHRPLEGFVYAITPFNFTAIAGNLPTAPALMGNTVLWKPSPTQSFAAHLTMRLLEEAGLPPGVINLLPGDGKAVSEVALTHRDLAGIHFTGSTATFQHLWGTVGANIAGYRGYPRLVGETGGKDFVLAHPSADVDVLRTALVRGAFEYQGQKCSAASRAYVPRSLWAKLKDGLVSETEALSYGDVTDLSHFGGAVIDRRAFTKHSDLFDSVRDDASVEVLTGGTADDSVGYFVKPTILVSDNPKHEIFSTEYFGPILSVHVYEDGDFDAVLKLVDETAAYALTGAIIANDRTAVAKASEALRFAAGNFYVNDKPTGAVVGQQPFGGARASGTNDKAGSIFNLQRWTSPRSVKETFVPPTTVRYPHQG, encoded by the coding sequence GTGGACGCCGTGACCCAGACCCCCGCCCCGACGAACGAGCCGGTGCTCACCTACGCGCCGGGCAGCGCGGAGCGCGCCGAACTCGAGGGTGCGCTCAAGCGGCTGGGCCAGGCGGAACCGGTCGACCTGACCGTCACCATCGGTGGCGAGCAGCGCCCCGGTGGCGGCGAGCAGATCGACGTCGTCCAGCCGCACAACCACGCGCACGTCCTGGGCACCATCCACAGCGCCACCCGGCAGGACGCCACCGACGCGATCGCGGCCGCCGCGAAGGCCGCGCCGGAGTGGCGCGCGCTGTCCTACGACGACCGTGCCGCGATCCTGCTGCGCGCCGCCGACCTGCTCACCGGCAAGTGGCGCGCCACGCTGAACGCCGCCACCATGCTCGGCCAGTCCAAGACCGCGACCCAGGCCGAGATCGACTCCGCTTGCGAGCTCGCCGACTTCTGGCGCTTCAACGTCGAGTTCGGCCGCCGCATTCTCGCCGAGCAGCCGATCAGCTCGCCCGGCGTGTGGAACCGGATGGAGCACCGGCCGCTGGAAGGCTTCGTCTACGCGATCACGCCGTTCAACTTCACCGCGATCGCCGGCAACCTGCCGACCGCGCCCGCGCTGATGGGCAACACCGTGCTGTGGAAGCCGTCGCCGACGCAGTCGTTCGCCGCGCACCTGACCATGCGGCTGCTCGAAGAAGCGGGCCTGCCGCCGGGCGTGATCAACCTGCTGCCGGGCGACGGCAAGGCCGTCTCGGAGGTCGCCCTGACCCACCGCGACCTGGCCGGCATCCACTTCACCGGCTCGACCGCGACGTTCCAGCACCTGTGGGGCACGGTCGGCGCGAACATCGCGGGCTACCGCGGCTACCCGCGCCTGGTCGGCGAGACCGGCGGCAAGGACTTCGTGCTCGCCCACCCGTCCGCCGACGTCGATGTCCTGCGCACCGCCCTGGTCCGCGGCGCCTTCGAGTACCAGGGCCAGAAGTGCTCCGCCGCTTCGCGCGCCTACGTCCCGCGCAGCCTGTGGGCGAAGCTGAAGGACGGTCTCGTGTCCGAGACCGAGGCGCTGTCCTACGGCGACGTCACCGACCTGTCGCACTTCGGCGGCGCGGTGATCGACCGGCGCGCCTTCACCAAGCACTCCGACCTGTTCGACAGCGTGCGCGACGACGCTTCGGTCGAGGTCCTCACCGGGGGCACGGCCGACGACAGCGTCGGCTACTTCGTGAAGCCGACGATCCTCGTGTCGGACAACCCGAAGCACGAAATCTTCTCGACCGAGTACTTCGGCCCGATCCTGTCGGTGCACGTCTACGAAGACGGCGACTTCGACGCCGTCCTGAAGCTCGTCGACGAGACGGCCGCGTACGCGCTGACCGGCGCGATCATCGCCAACGACCGCACGGCCGTGGCGAAGGCGTCCGAGGCGCTGCGGTTCGCCGCGGGCAACTTCTACGTCAACGACAAGCCGACCGGTGCCGTCGTCGGCCAGCAGCCGTTCGGCGGCGCGCGGGCCTCGGGCACCAACGACAAGGCGGGGTCGATCTTCAACCTGCAGCGCTGGACCAGCCCGCGCTCGGTCAAGGAGACCTTCGTGCCGCCGACGACTGTGCGTTATCCGCACCAGGGCTGA
- a CDS encoding maleylpyruvate isomerase N-terminal domain-containing protein: MDLFSRTWAALRAAVASLPDQDFAKPSGCRGWLVRDLACHLVIDAQDVLITLVTPSSAALTHDAITYWAVSGELPSGDDPLDALIVRLASAYEDPALLKFHLDDVGAAAGRAADLADPGMRVSTQDMVLTAGDYLSAYVLEWTLHHLDLVAHLPSAAPPPAEGLTRTRQMLEKIAGAAFPSSFSDEDVLLVGTGRRSPTEAEAAGLGALAARLPFVLG, encoded by the coding sequence GTGGATCTCTTCTCGCGCACGTGGGCGGCGTTGCGCGCCGCGGTCGCCTCGCTTCCCGACCAGGACTTCGCGAAGCCGTCGGGCTGCCGGGGCTGGCTGGTCCGCGACCTGGCCTGCCACCTCGTCATCGACGCCCAGGACGTCCTGATCACGCTGGTCACGCCGTCCTCGGCCGCGCTCACGCACGATGCGATCACGTACTGGGCGGTCAGCGGCGAACTGCCGTCGGGCGACGACCCGCTGGACGCGCTGATCGTCCGCCTGGCCTCGGCGTACGAGGACCCGGCCCTGCTGAAGTTCCACCTCGACGACGTCGGTGCCGCGGCCGGCCGGGCGGCCGACCTGGCCGACCCGGGAATGCGGGTGAGCACGCAGGACATGGTTCTCACGGCGGGTGACTACCTTTCGGCGTACGTGCTGGAGTGGACGCTGCACCACCTGGACCTGGTGGCGCACCTGCCGTCTGCCGCTCCGCCGCCCGCCGAGGGACTGACACGCACCCGGCAGATGCTGGAGAAGATCGCGGGAGCCGCGTTCCCGTCGTCGTTCTCCGACGAAGACGTCCTGCTGGTCGGGACCGGGCGGCGCTCCCCCACCGAGGCCGAAGCCGCCGGACTCGGCGCCCTCGCCGCCCGGCTGCCCTTCGTGCTCGGCTGA
- the trxA gene encoding thioredoxin: MSTVELTAENFDQTVNDNEFVLIDFWASWCGPCRQFAPVYEKASEKHEDLVFASVDTEAQQQLAAAFDVRSIPTLAIIRDKTLIYAQPGALPEPALEELIKQAREVDMAEVKRKAAEAEAEQA, encoded by the coding sequence ATGAGCACCGTTGAGCTGACTGCCGAGAACTTCGACCAGACGGTAAACGACAACGAGTTCGTCCTGATCGACTTCTGGGCGAGCTGGTGCGGACCGTGCCGCCAGTTCGCGCCGGTCTACGAAAAGGCGTCCGAGAAGCACGAAGACCTGGTCTTCGCGAGCGTCGACACCGAAGCGCAGCAGCAGCTGGCCGCCGCCTTCGACGTCCGCTCCATCCCGACGCTGGCCATCATCCGGGACAAGACGCTGATCTACGCCCAGCCCGGCGCGCTGCCCGAGCCCGCCCTCGAAGAGCTGATCAAGCAGGCTCGCGAGGTCGACATGGCCGAGGTCAAGCGCAAGGCGGCCGAGGCCGAGGCCGAACAGGCCTGA
- a CDS encoding DNA polymerase domain-containing protein: protein MPKHGDPVEYEVGGRTVRVSSPDKVYFPQRGITKRQVVEHYIAVGGPLLRAIGERPTTLKRYVDGVEGEWFYAKRVPKGAPSWVETAEITFPSGRKADEVCPTEPAVFAWAANLGTFDFHPWPVRRADADHPDELRVDVDPPDRAGFADAVEVARVVREVLADAGLTGYPKTSGGRGVHVLVRIRPEWDFVAVRHAVIALGREVERRIPAKATISWWKEERAGRVFLDYNQAARDRTVASAWSVRGTPRATVSTPLTWALLDEVDADDFDVLTIPAFLAEHGDLHARMDEEPFGLETALEWYERDARDHGLGDLPYPPDYPKMPGEPKRVQPSKARPE, encoded by the coding sequence ATGCCCAAGCACGGTGACCCGGTCGAGTACGAGGTGGGCGGCCGCACGGTCCGCGTCTCGAGCCCGGACAAGGTGTACTTCCCCCAGCGCGGCATCACGAAGCGGCAGGTCGTGGAGCACTACATCGCCGTCGGCGGCCCGCTGCTGCGCGCGATCGGCGAGCGGCCGACCACGCTGAAGCGATACGTCGACGGCGTCGAGGGGGAGTGGTTCTACGCCAAGCGCGTGCCGAAGGGCGCACCTTCGTGGGTCGAGACGGCCGAGATCACCTTCCCGTCGGGCCGCAAGGCCGACGAGGTGTGCCCGACCGAGCCCGCCGTGTTCGCCTGGGCGGCCAACCTGGGCACGTTCGACTTCCACCCGTGGCCGGTGCGCCGCGCGGACGCCGACCACCCGGACGAGCTGCGCGTCGACGTCGACCCGCCGGACCGCGCCGGGTTCGCCGACGCGGTCGAGGTCGCGCGGGTGGTCCGCGAGGTCCTGGCCGACGCCGGGCTGACCGGCTACCCGAAGACGTCGGGTGGGCGCGGGGTGCACGTGCTGGTGCGGATCCGGCCGGAGTGGGACTTCGTCGCGGTCCGGCACGCGGTGATCGCGCTCGGCCGCGAGGTCGAGCGCCGCATCCCGGCCAAGGCGACGATCTCGTGGTGGAAGGAGGAACGCGCCGGCCGGGTGTTCCTCGACTACAACCAGGCGGCCCGCGACCGGACGGTGGCCTCGGCCTGGTCGGTCCGCGGCACCCCGCGCGCGACGGTGTCGACGCCCCTGACGTGGGCCCTGCTGGACGAGGTGGACGCGGACGACTTCGACGTCCTGACGATCCCGGCCTTCCTCGCCGAGCACGGCGATCTTCACGCCCGGATGGACGAAGAGCCGTTCGGCCTGGAGACGGCGTTGGAGTGGTACGAGCGCGACGCGCGGGACCACGGTCTGGGCGACCTGCCGTACCCGCCGGACTACCCGAAGATGCCGGGGGAGCCGAAGCGGGTTCAGCCCAGCAAGGCCCGCCCGGAGTGA
- a CDS encoding YciI family protein, producing MAKYLLLKHYRGAPAPANCDAPMDQWTPEEISAHVQYMQDFAAKLETTGEFVDAQALAPEGTFVRYDGEGRPPVTDGPFAETKDLIAGWMVIDVDTYERAVELAGELSAAPGPGGEPIHEWLELRPFLAMPSTVTE from the coding sequence ATGGCCAAGTACCTGCTGCTCAAGCACTACCGCGGCGCGCCGGCCCCGGCGAACTGTGACGCGCCCATGGACCAGTGGACGCCGGAGGAGATCTCCGCCCACGTCCAGTACATGCAGGACTTCGCGGCCAAGCTGGAGACGACCGGCGAGTTCGTCGACGCCCAGGCCCTGGCGCCCGAGGGGACGTTCGTCCGCTACGACGGCGAGGGCCGCCCGCCGGTCACCGACGGCCCGTTCGCCGAGACCAAGGACCTCATCGCCGGCTGGATGGTGATCGACGTCGACACCTACGAGCGGGCGGTCGAACTGGCCGGCGAGCTGTCGGCGGCGCCGGGGCCGGGCGGGGAGCCGATCCACGAGTGGCTCGAGCTGCGTCCGTTCCTGGCCATGCCGTCGACCGTCACGGAATGA
- a CDS encoding RNA polymerase sigma factor — protein sequence MDETLLRSLTPGVLAILVRRGADFAAAEDAVQDALVEALRAWQADPPRDPKGWLVTVAWRKFLDAARAETARRRREDVVEAEVPSGPAATVDDTLQLYFLCAHPSLTPSSAVALTLRAVGGLTTRQIAQAYLVPEATMAQRISRAKRTVSGVRFDQPGDVATVLRVLYLVFNEGYSGDVDLAAEAIRLTRQLAAAIDHPEVAGLLALMLLHHARRATRTEPGGRLVPLAGQDRSRWDTTLIAEGVEILQAALARDRLGEFQAQAAIAALHADAPDAAETDWVQIVEWYDELARLTGSPVVRLNRAVAVGEADGPRAGLAALAELDDTLPRYAAVAAYLHERDGDLATAAKLYAEAAKKASSLAEVDHLTRQAARLNTRRP from the coding sequence GTGGACGAAACCCTGCTCCGGAGCCTCACTCCGGGTGTCCTGGCGATCCTCGTCCGCCGCGGAGCCGACTTCGCGGCGGCCGAGGACGCCGTCCAGGACGCGCTGGTCGAGGCGTTGCGCGCGTGGCAAGCCGACCCGCCGCGCGACCCCAAGGGCTGGCTGGTCACGGTGGCCTGGCGCAAGTTCCTGGACGCGGCCCGGGCGGAGACCGCGCGCCGTCGGCGTGAAGACGTCGTCGAGGCCGAAGTGCCGTCCGGGCCCGCGGCCACGGTGGACGACACGCTCCAGCTCTACTTCCTGTGCGCTCACCCGTCGCTGACGCCGTCGTCGGCGGTCGCGCTCACGCTGCGCGCCGTCGGCGGGCTGACCACCCGCCAGATCGCCCAGGCGTACCTGGTGCCCGAGGCCACCATGGCGCAGCGGATCAGCCGGGCCAAGCGGACCGTGTCGGGGGTGCGGTTCGACCAGCCCGGCGACGTCGCGACCGTGCTGCGCGTCCTCTACCTGGTCTTCAACGAGGGGTACTCCGGGGACGTCGACCTCGCGGCCGAGGCGATCCGGCTCACCCGGCAGCTCGCGGCGGCGATCGACCACCCCGAGGTGGCCGGGCTGCTGGCCCTGATGCTGCTGCACCACGCGCGGCGCGCCACACGGACCGAGCCCGGCGGCCGGCTCGTCCCGCTGGCCGGCCAGGACCGCTCCCGGTGGGACACCACGCTGATCGCCGAGGGCGTCGAGATCTTGCAGGCGGCGCTGGCCCGCGACCGGCTGGGCGAGTTCCAGGCCCAGGCAGCCATCGCGGCCCTGCACGCCGACGCGCCCGACGCCGCGGAGACCGACTGGGTGCAGATCGTCGAGTGGTACGACGAGCTCGCGCGGCTCACCGGCAGCCCGGTGGTGCGGCTCAACCGCGCGGTGGCGGTCGGCGAGGCCGACGGCCCGCGGGCCGGCCTGGCGGCACTCGCCGAACTGGACGACACCCTGCCCCGCTACGCGGCGGTGGCGGCGTACCTCCACGAGCGCGACGGCGACCTGGCGACAGCGGCGAAGCTGTACGCCGAAGCGGCGAAGAAGGCGTCCAGCCTCGCCGAGGTCGACCACCTGACCCGCCAAGCCGCCCGCCTCAACACCCGCCGCCCCTGA
- a CDS encoding DUF2630 family protein → MADGEILGRIDELIAEEHELRSRSVGVGLSGGDRDRLTAVEQQLDQCWDLLRQRRAKTEFHENPDEAAARPVSEVESYRQ, encoded by the coding sequence ATGGCCGACGGCGAGATCCTGGGCCGGATCGACGAGCTGATCGCGGAGGAGCACGAGCTCCGGTCGCGCTCGGTCGGCGTGGGGCTGAGCGGCGGCGACCGCGACCGGCTCACCGCGGTCGAGCAGCAGCTCGACCAGTGCTGGGACCTGCTCCGGCAGCGGCGCGCGAAAACGGAGTTCCACGAGAACCCGGACGAGGCCGCGGCCCGCCCGGTCTCCGAGGTGGAGTCCTACCGCCAGTGA
- a CDS encoding DUF6221 family protein has translation MDDLIAFLAARVGARQALIMQAVNKAKAGDTMNRGETKVAVEQKIRGLTDLDLEAVNQMINEIEATRRILLAHRTTVSEKVPGFPLYGSEYWCETCHVPADEAGSNWCLTLRLLALPYTDHPDYSERWRP, from the coding sequence GTGGACGACCTGATCGCATTCCTCGCCGCGCGTGTGGGTGCGCGGCAGGCGTTGATCATGCAGGCCGTCAACAAGGCGAAGGCCGGCGACACGATGAACCGCGGCGAGACGAAAGTCGCCGTGGAGCAGAAGATCCGCGGGCTGACCGACCTCGACCTCGAAGCGGTCAACCAGATGATCAACGAGATCGAGGCCACCCGGCGGATCCTGCTCGCCCACCGCACGACGGTGTCGGAGAAGGTCCCGGGTTTTCCGCTCTACGGCAGCGAATACTGGTGTGAGACCTGCCACGTGCCCGCCGACGAGGCCGGCTCCAACTGGTGCCTCACGCTGCGCCTGCTGGCCCTGCCCTACACCGACCATCCGGACTACAGCGAGCGCTGGCGCCCGTAA
- a CDS encoding S1 RNA-binding domain-containing protein → MSENSSWPQFVAAHAEGGVLDGVVARVLPFGAFVEVAPGIHGLLVTGAAEVPEAGTRLPVRIERIDVERRRFSLVKA, encoded by the coding sequence ATGTCCGAGAACAGTTCCTGGCCGCAGTTCGTCGCGGCCCACGCCGAGGGCGGGGTGCTCGACGGCGTCGTGGCCCGGGTACTGCCGTTCGGCGCTTTCGTCGAAGTGGCCCCGGGGATCCACGGCCTGCTGGTGACCGGCGCCGCCGAGGTGCCGGAAGCCGGGACGCGGCTGCCGGTCCGCATCGAGCGGATCGATGTCGAGCGTCGCCGGTTCAGCCTGGTGAAGGCGTGA
- a CDS encoding LLM class flavin-dependent oxidoreductase, with product MTLFSVLDRSPVRRDGGPARALRDTVAFARDIERLGYHRFWVSEHHGVPGVAGSAPTVLAAAVAGATGRIRVGTGGVMLPNHRPLVVAEQFGVLEALHPGRIDMGLGRSVGFTAGVREALGHGKDAAGDFGAQIRELLGFFTGEHAFPGVHAYPAEGLRVPPFLLATGSGADLAAELGLPLVIAPVRGERALAEAVTRYREGFRPSGWAREPYVVVSTAIAVADSAADARKLLVSEAWATVYSRSHGVFPPLAPPAEILALPMTGRERARLEETLDGQISGTPAEVADRVGALVEAAGADEVLATTAAYDQSARFDSFAALAELAGLRAPA from the coding sequence GTGACGCTGTTTTCCGTGCTCGACCGTTCGCCCGTGCGGCGGGACGGCGGGCCCGCGCGGGCCCTGCGCGACACGGTCGCCTTCGCCCGTGACATCGAACGGCTGGGCTACCACCGGTTCTGGGTGTCCGAGCACCACGGCGTGCCCGGTGTCGCCGGGTCCGCGCCGACCGTGCTGGCCGCCGCGGTCGCCGGGGCGACCGGCCGCATCCGCGTCGGCACCGGCGGGGTGATGCTGCCGAACCACCGGCCCCTCGTCGTCGCCGAGCAGTTCGGCGTCCTGGAAGCGCTTCACCCCGGCCGGATCGACATGGGGCTGGGCCGGTCGGTCGGCTTCACCGCCGGGGTCCGGGAGGCGCTGGGGCACGGCAAGGACGCCGCCGGCGACTTCGGCGCGCAGATCCGGGAACTGCTCGGGTTCTTCACCGGAGAACACGCTTTCCCCGGCGTCCACGCCTACCCAGCCGAGGGGCTGCGCGTGCCGCCGTTCCTGCTGGCCACCGGGTCCGGCGCGGACCTCGCCGCGGAACTCGGCCTGCCGCTGGTGATCGCGCCGGTACGGGGTGAACGGGCCTTGGCCGAGGCCGTGACGCGCTACCGCGAAGGGTTCCGGCCGTCCGGGTGGGCGCGGGAGCCGTACGTCGTGGTGTCGACGGCGATCGCCGTGGCGGACTCGGCGGCCGACGCGCGGAAGCTGCTCGTGTCGGAGGCCTGGGCGACGGTGTATTCGCGCTCCCACGGCGTCTTCCCGCCGCTGGCGCCGCCCGCCGAGATCCTGGCCCTGCCGATGACCGGTCGCGAGCGCGCGCGGCTCGAGGAAACCCTGGACGGCCAGATCTCGGGCACCCCGGCCGAAGTGGCGGACCGGGTGGGCGCGCTCGTCGAAGCCGCGGGTGCCGACGAAGTCCTCGCGACGACGGCGGCCTACGACCAATCCGCGCGTTTCGATTCCTTCGCGGCCCTCGCCGAACTGGCCGGTCTTCGCGCTCCGGCGTGA
- a CDS encoding proline dehydrogenase family protein gives MLRAPLLAAARSRRIRGLVEAVPATRSVVRRFVAGSESADAVRVARELAADGRRITLDHLGEDTTDAGQAAATVRAYEAVLTALAAEGLATGADVSVKLSAVGQFLPSNGEDVALENARKICAAAEAVGATVTLDMEDHTTTDLTLGILRELRGEYPWVGAVLQAYLRRTEQDCVSLSGPGSRVRLCKGAYAEPESVAFAEKSEVDKSYVRCLRVLMAGQGYPMVASHDPRMIGIAAALAEENGRTDDDHEFQMLYGIRPEEQRRIAASGARMRVYVPYGDEWYGYFMRRLAERPANLAFFLRGLATRS, from the coding sequence ATGCTGCGTGCCCCGTTGCTCGCCGCCGCCCGCTCTCGGCGGATCCGCGGGCTCGTCGAAGCCGTGCCCGCCACGCGATCCGTGGTGCGCCGGTTCGTCGCCGGGTCCGAGAGCGCCGACGCCGTCCGCGTTGCCAGGGAACTGGCCGCGGACGGGCGGCGGATCACGCTCGACCACCTCGGCGAGGACACCACCGACGCCGGCCAGGCGGCGGCGACCGTCCGGGCTTACGAGGCGGTGCTGACCGCGCTGGCCGCGGAAGGGCTGGCCACCGGGGCCGACGTGTCGGTGAAGCTGTCGGCGGTCGGGCAGTTCCTGCCGTCGAACGGCGAGGACGTCGCCTTGGAGAACGCGCGGAAGATCTGCGCGGCGGCCGAGGCGGTCGGCGCCACCGTGACGCTCGACATGGAGGACCACACCACCACGGACTTGACGCTCGGCATCCTGCGTGAGCTGCGCGGCGAGTACCCCTGGGTGGGTGCGGTGCTGCAGGCCTACCTGCGGCGTACCGAGCAGGACTGCGTTTCGCTGTCGGGTCCGGGCTCGCGGGTGCGGCTATGCAAGGGTGCCTACGCCGAGCCGGAGTCGGTGGCGTTCGCGGAGAAGTCCGAAGTGGACAAGTCCTACGTTCGCTGCCTGCGCGTCCTGATGGCCGGCCAGGGCTACCCGATGGTCGCGTCGCACGACCCGCGGATGATCGGGATCGCCGCCGCGCTCGCCGAGGAGAACGGGCGCACGGACGACGACCACGAGTTCCAGATGCTCTACGGCATCCGGCCGGAGGAGCAGCGGCGGATCGCGGCGTCGGGCGCCCGCATGCGCGTCTACGTGCCCTACGGCGACGAGTGGTACGGCTACTTCATGCGCCGGCTGGCCGAGCGCCCGGCGAACCTGGCGTTCTTCCTGCGCGGGCTGGCGACACGCTCCTGA
- a CDS encoding PucR family transcriptional regulator, with the protein MTSLRHVLATLGEPLVEVVVAPYGLGVEVTDVVILDPEDPLEASPGDLVLVIGARGRAAAPAIRAAGRGGAAAVAVKGATGSDVAADAGVALLTVGAEARWEQVESLARGVVEAARAGGEAAGGEVLGDLFALAQTIATLTGGLVSIEDTANRVLAYSRAGDEVDELRRLSILGREGPERYLAMLREWGVYQRLRAGEGIVRIDERPELGIRRRIAAGIHAGKQPLGTIWVQEGAQPLTERAETALLGASRALAPQLIRARTLPSPELRLREDLLASLLEGRLDAESVADDIGADPARPAQVLAFSLSHLGPSPRPQPGDKPPWTPQKPVVRSDNRQLRRAELVHLIAVHTAAYRRSALVSVIGGRVYALLPDLPEHSDAAVLALAREIAGTARRHLDVPVRAALGGVVPRLSEVAASRGDADRVLAAMARGHWPADVASLADVRAEVLLSEVLAFLGGQPRIRDPRLTSLVEHDAEHGGILVPAVLAWLDAFGDVRAAARALNIHPNTVRYRVRRAAEVSDVDFADPAQRLLTQLQLRL; encoded by the coding sequence ATGACGTCGCTGCGGCACGTGCTGGCAACGCTCGGCGAGCCGCTCGTCGAGGTCGTCGTGGCGCCGTACGGCCTCGGCGTCGAAGTCACCGACGTCGTGATCCTCGATCCCGAGGACCCCTTGGAGGCGTCCCCCGGCGACTTGGTGCTGGTGATCGGCGCGCGTGGCCGGGCGGCGGCACCCGCCATCCGCGCGGCCGGGCGCGGCGGCGCGGCCGCGGTGGCGGTCAAGGGCGCGACGGGCTCCGACGTCGCCGCCGACGCGGGCGTCGCCCTGCTCACGGTCGGCGCCGAAGCACGCTGGGAGCAGGTGGAATCCCTGGCGCGCGGTGTCGTCGAGGCGGCCCGCGCGGGCGGCGAGGCGGCCGGCGGCGAGGTGCTCGGCGACCTGTTCGCCCTGGCCCAGACGATCGCGACACTCACCGGCGGCCTGGTCAGCATCGAGGACACGGCCAACCGCGTGCTCGCGTATTCGCGGGCGGGCGACGAGGTCGACGAGCTGCGGCGGCTGTCGATCCTCGGCCGCGAAGGCCCGGAACGCTACCTCGCGATGCTCCGTGAATGGGGCGTCTACCAGCGGCTTCGCGCCGGCGAGGGGATCGTCCGGATCGACGAGCGGCCCGAACTGGGCATCCGCCGCCGCATCGCGGCGGGCATCCACGCGGGCAAGCAGCCGCTCGGCACGATCTGGGTCCAGGAGGGCGCCCAGCCGCTCACCGAACGGGCCGAGACGGCGCTGCTCGGCGCGAGCCGCGCCCTGGCACCGCAGCTGATCCGCGCCCGGACGCTGCCGAGTCCCGAGCTGCGGCTGCGGGAGGACCTCCTGGCGAGCCTGCTGGAAGGACGGCTCGACGCGGAGTCCGTCGCGGACGACATCGGCGCGGACCCGGCGCGCCCGGCGCAGGTGCTGGCGTTTTCGCTGAGCCATCTGGGGCCGAGCCCCAGACCCCAGCCGGGGGACAAGCCCCCCTGGACCCCCCAAAAGCCGGTGGTGCGCTCGGACAACCGGCAGCTGCGGCGCGCCGAGCTGGTCCACCTGATCGCCGTCCACACCGCGGCCTACCGGCGCAGCGCACTGGTGAGCGTGATCGGTGGCCGCGTCTACGCGCTGCTGCCGGACCTGCCCGAGCACTCCGACGCGGCGGTGCTGGCGCTGGCTCGCGAAATCGCCGGCACGGCCCGCCGTCACCTGGACGTCCCGGTGCGGGCGGCCCTCGGCGGCGTCGTGCCCCGGCTGTCGGAGGTGGCCGCGTCCCGCGGCGACGCCGACCGCGTCCTGGCGGCGATGGCGCGCGGGCACTGGCCCGCCGACGTCGCCTCGCTGGCCGACGTGCGCGCCGAGGTGCTGCTGTCGGAGGTGCTGGCGTTCCTGGGCGGGCAGCCGCGCATCCGCGACCCGCGGCTCACGTCGCTCGTGGAGCACGACGCCGAGCACGGCGGGATCCTGGTGCCGGCGGTCCTGGCCTGGCTGGACGCCTTCGGCGACGTCCGGGCGGCGGCGCGGGCGCTGAACATCCACCCGAACACGGTGCGCTACCGCGTCCGGCGCGCCGCCGAAGTGTCCGATGTGGACTTCGCCGACCCCGCGCAGCGCCTGTTAACTCAGCTGCAGCTGAGGCTCTGA